The sequence CCAGTTGACCAAAtattctaatctttttttcatttatatgcaAAAGAAATAGTTTTAAGTAACTTTTTATAGCAAGATGATACAATGGTATGAGTGTAATCTAAACTTCCTTGTGGTATTACCTTGTATgctgttacttttattttattccttgtaATTAAGTCACAGGCAGGACCCAGTTTCCAGAGAGCAGGCGGGGCCGCCCAGCGGGTCAGGCACAGGGAGCCCCGGTCCGATCTTAGACCCCTGAGCTTCAGGGAGGGGCGGGCGCGTCGCCGCCTCTGGCATCGCCTCCGGTTGCCTTACACCACACCTTCACCTGCAGTCGCCTAGGAAACTTGCTTTCAAACTTCTTCAGggttttttccttcaaattttggACCAAAGTCTCATTTCTGTGTTGTGCTTGCCTCTGATGCTGGGACCCGGCAGGCGCCGCTCCTGTCCTCACTGTGCTGTCTCCCGCCCCCGCGTCCTGTCCCGGGGGCTCTCCTAGGATCCCCTTTCCATGAAGAGTGTAACAAGggtgtaaatatttataattttttatacctGTTGTGAGACCCGAGGGCGGCGGCGCGGTTTTTTATGGTGACACAGATGTATATTTTGCTAACAGCAATTCCAGGCTCAGTATTGACCGCGGAGCCACAGGGACCCCACGCACATTCCGTTGCCTTACCCGATGGCTTGTGACGCGGAGAACCGATTAAAACCGTTTGATAAACTCCTCCCTTGTCTAGGCCTGTGTTCGCTGTGGACGCTGTAGAGGCAGGTTGGCCAGTCTGTACCTGGACTTCGAATAAATCTTCTGTATCCTCGCTCCGTCCGCCTTCACTGCTTTTCCTCTTGCTGTGCTTTGGGTGGTCCCGGCTCGAACCCGGGCTTCCGCGGGAGCGCCAGGTGGGGCCGCGGGTGGGGTGGGCCCGGCGCTGAGGGAGGGTCCCCGCGTGGGGCGTGCGGGCCGGAGCGAATGACCAAGAGCCTGAGCCGGGTTTCCGCCGCTTTATTGAGCACCCCCgcgcccccggcccgcccccgcccgccccggccccggccccgccgCGCTAGTCGGGGAAGCGGCGCGCCTGCATCTTGCGGAAGTAGCTCTCGGCCTCGGCCTCCGCCTCGCGCTCCGCCAGCCCCAGGCCGCCCGCGTGGCGCCGCAGCGTGGACTCCCGGCTGCCCGGGCCCAGCGCGCCGTCGGCCGCGCCCAGCTGGGGCAGCCCCTCGCCCGTGGCCAGGTTGACGGTGGCCACGGCCCCGAACCGCGGCTCCTCCTGGTCCACGTCGCTGACCGACGAGCCGGGGGACACGCCCGGGGGCTTGGCCCCGCCGCGGAAGCCGCGCGCCAGGTCCCCCAGCTCGTAGCCGCCGTCGGCCTCCGCCTTggccccgccgcccgccgccttcCACTCCCAGGGCGCGCCGCCGGCCGACAGGTGCACCACCGGGTGGTGCGGCGCGTGCGCGTCGATGGTCACGATGCTGGCGGAGTCGCGGTCCGACGGCGACCGGTACTGCGAGGAGTCGGAGCTGGCGCTGGACGACGACGCCGTCTCGGCCGCTTTGGGGACCGGCGCGCCCGGGGCCTTGGACATGGCGATGACCTGCAGCAGCCGCGGAGGGTTGGCCACGGCCGCCCCGCTCTTCTCGGCCATCATGAGCCACTTGGCGCGCACCCCGGCGCCGCTTTTGGGGGACAGGCCGGCCCCCGCCTGCGCGCCCTCCTCGGGGATGTGCACCAGCGGCGGCGGCCCCGCGCGCGGCGGGAGGATGACCCGAGGCCCCAGCCCCGGCCGCGCCTGCACGGTGGGGTAGAGCGAGGGCGGGGCCGGGccctcctcctcgtcctcttcctcctcctcctcctcctcttcctcctcctcctcctcttcctcctcctccgccATGGGCTCGGCTGGCGCGCGCAGGTGCCCGGGGCTGGCGTCGTCGGGCAGCCCCAGGCCGCGGCCCTCCAGGCTCTTCTGCTTCCACTCGCTGATGAGCTGCTTGGAGCGCGAGGCGTCCAGTGGCACGTGGATGGTCATATGGCGGCGCGCGGGGTCGTCCAGCGACGGCGCGCTGGCCCTGGGCAGCGTGTGGCTGAAGGTCACCATGTTCTCCTTGGCCATGGGGCTGCGCGGGGCCAGCAGGTCCACATCCACGCTGGCGCGCTTCAGGCTGCCCAGTGAGGTCTTCTCGCGGGCCACGGGCCGGGGCGCGCCCTCCAGCCGCCCCGGGGGCCCCAGCTCGTCGGTGCTCACCGACTTGTTCTGCTGATAAACCGAGTCGTGGCCCCGCTGTGTCAGGGCCCGCAGCGCGTCCTTGGCGGGGGCCGGGGCCGCGGGCTTCTCTGTAGGTGGGGCCTGGAAGTTGCCCACCGCGTGGCAGGCCTGGTGGGGAGAGGGGTCTG comes from Macaca fascicularis isolate 582-1 chromosome 19, T2T-MFA8v1.1 and encodes:
- the PLPPR3 gene encoding phospholipid phosphatase-related protein type 3 isoform X2 produces the protein MISKEKNKIPKDSMTLLPCFYFVELPIVASSIVSLYFLELTDLFKPANVGFQCYDRTLSMPYVETNEELIPLLMLLSLAFAAPAASIMVAEGMLYCLQSRLWGRAGGPAGAEGSINAGGCNFNSFLRRTVRFVGVHVFGLCATALVTDVIQLATGYHTPFFLTVCKPNYTLLGTSCEVNPYITQDICSGHDTHAILSARKTFPSQHATLSAFAAVYVSMYFNSVISDTTKLLKPILVFAFAIAAGVCGLTQITQYRSHPVDVYAGFLIGAGIAAYLACHAVGNFQAPPTEKPAAPAPAKDALRALTQRGHDSVYQQNKSVSTDELGPPGRLEGAPRPVAREKTSLGSLKRASVDVDLLAPRSPMAKENMVTFSHTLPRASAPSLDDPARRHMTIHVPLDASRSKQLISEWKQKSLEGRGLGLPDDASPGHLRAPAEPMAEEEEEEEEEEEEEEEEEEDEEEGPAPPSLYPTVQARPGLGPRVILPPRAGPPPLVHIPEEGAQAGAGLSPKSGAGVRAKWLMMAEKSGAAVANPPRLLQVIAMSKAPGAPVPKAAETASSSSASSDSSQYRSPSDRDSASIVTIDAHAPHHPVVHLSAGGAPWEWKAAGGGAKAEADGGYELGDLARGFRGGAKPPGVSPGSSVSDVDQEEPRFGAVATVNLATGEGLPQLGAADGALGPGSRESTLRRHAGGLGLAEREAEAEAESYFRKMQARRFPD
- the PLPPR3 gene encoding phospholipid phosphatase-related protein type 3 isoform X1, translating into MISKEKNKIPKDSMTLLPCFYFVELPIVASSIVSLYFLELTDLFKPANVGFQCYDRTLSMPYVETNEELIPLLMLLSLAFAAPAASIMVAEGMLYCLQSRLWGRAGGPAGAEGSINAGGCNFNSFLRRTVRFVGVHVFGLCATALVTDVIQLATGYHTPFFLTVCKPNYTLLGTSCEVNPYITQDICSGHDTHAILSARKTFPSQHATLSAFAAVYVSVSPAPVCPAQGLLLARGEPSLTPQPPCPQMYFNSVISDTTKLLKPILVFAFAIAAGVCGLTQITQYRSHPVDVYAGFLIGAGIAAYLACHAVGNFQAPPTEKPAAPAPAKDALRALTQRGHDSVYQQNKSVSTDELGPPGRLEGAPRPVAREKTSLGSLKRASVDVDLLAPRSPMAKENMVTFSHTLPRASAPSLDDPARRHMTIHVPLDASRSKQLISEWKQKSLEGRGLGLPDDASPGHLRAPAEPMAEEEEEEEEEEEEEEEEEEDEEEGPAPPSLYPTVQARPGLGPRVILPPRAGPPPLVHIPEEGAQAGAGLSPKSGAGVRAKWLMMAEKSGAAVANPPRLLQVIAMSKAPGAPVPKAAETASSSSASSDSSQYRSPSDRDSASIVTIDAHAPHHPVVHLSAGGAPWEWKAAGGGAKAEADGGYELGDLARGFRGGAKPPGVSPGSSVSDVDQEEPRFGAVATVNLATGEGLPQLGAADGALGPGSRESTLRRHAGGLGLAEREAEAEAESYFRKMQARRFPD